The Delphinus delphis chromosome 10, mDelDel1.2, whole genome shotgun sequence genome includes a region encoding these proteins:
- the LMOD3 gene encoding leiomodin-3 — MSEHSRNSDQEELFDGEIDEDEILANLSPEELKELQLEMEVMAPDPRLPVGMIQKDQTDKPPTGNFDHKSLVDYMYWQKASRRMLEDERVPVTFVSSKGKTQEQDEEIDTSNKNVSQYLKEKLNNEITAHKTESQGSDNVQETNSEDNEDDAEDEEDDAEDEEDEGKEDSEESDEKTKREEEGEVKEQIRNGENNSQQVTDKVTEEQKDRPEAQEKSEKKISKLDPKKLALDTSFLKVSARPSGNQTDLDGSLRRVRQNDPDMKELNLNNIENIPKEMLLDFVNAMKKNKHIKTFSLANVGADENLAFALANMLRENRSITTLNVESNFITGKGIVAIMRCLQFNETLTELRFHNQRHMLGHHAEMEIARLLKANDTLLKMGYHFELPGPRMVVTNLLTRNQDRQRQKRQEEQKQQQLKEQRKLIAMLENGLGLPPGMWETLRGPVPDSGTQEFLQPPLPLPPRPPSSHAVPFSRQNEMTKKPSHAPKYRPDTDTFRMVKLKRIQRKSRMPEARESAEKTNLKDVIKTLKPVPRNRPPPLVEITPRDQLLNDIRHSNIAYLKPVQLPKELE, encoded by the exons ATGTCGGAACACAGCAGGAATTCAGATCAAGAAGAACTCTTTGATGGGGAGATTGATGAAGATGAAATCTTGGCCAACTTGTCCCCAGAAGAGCTTAAGGAACTGCAGTTGGAAATGGAGGTGATGGCCCCTGACCCCAGGCTTCCCGTGGGAATGATTCAGAAGGATCAGACTGACAAGCCACCAACAGGGAACTTCGACCATAAATCTCTCGTTGATTATATGTATTGGCAAAAGGCATCCAGACGCATGCTGGAAGACGAACGTGTTCCTGTTACCTTTGTGTCATCCAAG GGAAAAACTCAAGAACAGGATGAAGAAATAGACACAAGTAATAAAAATGTGTCccagtatttaaaagaaaagcttaATAATGAAATCACTGCACATAAAACAGAATCACAGGGCAGTGACAATGTCCAAGAAACAAATAGTGAAGATAACGAAG ATGATGcagaagatgaagaagatgatgcagaagatgaagaagatgagggaaaagaagacagtgaagagagtgatgagaaaacaaaaagagaagaggaaggtgaGGTAAAGGAGCAAATCAGAAATGGTGAGAACAACAGCCAACAGGTAACTGATAAAGTAACCGAAGAACAGAAAGACAGACCAGAGGCccaagaaaaaagtgagaaaaaaatatcaaaattagatCCCAAAAAGCTAGCTCTAGATACCAGTTTTTTGAAGGTAAGCGCAAGGCCTTCCGGAAACCAAACGGACCTAGATGGGAGCTTAAGGCGAGTGAGACAAAATGACCCTGACATGAAGGAACTCAACCTGAACAACATTGAAAACATCCCCAAAGAAATGTTGCTGGACTTTGTCAACGcgatgaagaaaaacaaacacatcaaaacctTCAGTTTAGCCAACGTGGGTGCGGATGAGAACCTAGCATTCGCCCTGGCCAACATGTTGCGTGAAAACAGGAGCATTACCACTCTTAACGTCGAGTCCAATTTCATCACAGGCAAGGGAATCGTGGCCATCATGAGGTGTCTGCAGTTTAATGAGACACTAACCGAACTTCGGTTCCACAATCAGAGGCATATGTTGGGCCACCATGCTGAAATGGAGATAGCCAGGCTTCTGAAGGCAAATGACACTCTCCTGAAGATGGGCTACCATTTTGAGCTTCCAGGTCCCAGAATGGTGGTAACCAACCTGCTCACCAGGAATCAGGATAGACAAAGGCAGAAAAGACAAGAAGAACAGAAACAGCAGCAActcaaagagcagagaaagtTAATAGCCATGTTGGAGAACGGGTTGGGGCTGCCACCTGGGATGTGGGAGACGCTGCGGGGACCAGTGCCCGATTCTGGGACGCAGGAGTTCCtccagcctcctcttcctcttcctcctcgaCCTCCCAGCTCCCACGCAGTCCCGTTCAGTCGACAAAATGAAATGACGAAAAAGCCATCGCACGCTCCGAAGTACAGGCCGGACACTGACACCTTCCGCATGGTAAAGCTGAAGAGGATCCAGCGCAAATCTCGGATGCCGGAAGCCAGAGAATCAGCCGAGAAAACCAACCTCAAAGACGTGATCAAAACGCTCAAACCAGTGCCGAGAAATAGGCCACCCCCGCTGGTGGAAATCACCCCCAGAGATCAGCTCTTGAACGACATTCGTCACAGTAACATCGCCTATCTTAAACCT GTGCAGCTGCCAAAAGAGCTGGAATAA